The Stomoxys calcitrans chromosome 3, idStoCalc2.1, whole genome shotgun sequence genome includes a region encoding these proteins:
- the LOC106080813 gene encoding carbohydrate sulfotransferase 11 has translation MIIRLCYGRRVQTSLKLIACVLTAIFYFGFLFRESMNAFEQNKDKAEAAAVAAGLIQSPSKGEIKNVPSLYKRLQKDSAVEKTNQQQLSSASSTGNSGSSASSLWPHSSTLNPVYEYSEEIHSATENDLKQRRQHLQQTCEKYNLYSFYPPMPKEFFISPGHNLVWCNVFKAASSTWMYYFNILGGYDARYLQKIETPPIELARQRFPRPYLQDLLDSLPSSLSFLFARDPFERIVSGYRNKLEGGKNTYYKWLANRIIKRFRQYPGTAGKPKGPTFNEFVLYLIEQHGNQKVFNEHWAPIYNFCTPCSINFTIIGKVETFNRDSEYIIRQAGLESLLLGKLPKNALRRIGNLSKGGKTLTSLEKYFSEIKRSTLDQLIDIYKLDFELFDYDYTKYYGYVIPDDMETEMADTAVFTPGTH, from the exons ATGATAATACGCCTGTGTTATGGCAGGCGTGTGCAGACTTCCTTGAAACTAATTGCCTGTGTCTTAAcggcaatattttattttggttttctttttcgtGAGTCCATGAATGCATTCGAACAGAACAAGGATAAAGCTGAAGCAGCAGCAGTAGCCGCAGGTCTAATACAATCACCCTCCAAAGGAGAG ATCAAAAATGTGCCCTCCCTATATAAACGTCTTCAGAAAGATAGTGCAGTCGAAAAAACCAATCAGCAACAATTGTCTTCGGCTTCTTCAACTGGCAACTCTGGTTCATCCGCGTCTTCACTATGGCCTCACTCCAGCACTTTAAATCCTGTCTATGAGTATTCTGAGGAAATCCATAGTGCCACAGAAAatgatttgaaacaaagacgCCAACATTTGCAGCAGACATGTGAGAAAtataatttatattcattttaccCACCGATGCCAAAAGAATTCTTCATATCCCCGGGCCACAATTTGGTGTGGTGCAATGTCTTCAAGGCAGCCAGCAGTACATGGATGTATTACTTCAATATACTgg GTGGATATGATGCCAGATATCTGCAAAAGATCGAAACACCACCCATAGAGCTGGCCCGCCAACGTTTCCCCAGACCTTATCTGCAGGATTTACTGGATAGCCTGCCTTCGTCATTGTCTTTTCTTTTTGCCCGCGATCCCTTTGAACGCATAGTCTCCGGCTATCGCAATAAATTGGAAGGTGGCAAAAACACCTACTACAAATGGCTGGCCAATCGCATCATCAAGAGATTCCGTCAATATCCGGGCACAGCTGGCAAACCCAAAGGCCCCACCTTTAATGAATTTGTCCTCTATCTAATCGAACAACATGGCAATCAGAAGGTGTTCAATGAGCATTGGGCAccgatatataatttttgtacaCCCTGCAGCATCAACTTTACCATCATTGGCAAGGTGGAGACCTTTAACAGAGATTCCGAGTATATCATAAGGCAAGCGGGTTTGGAATCCCTGCTTTTGGGAAAATTGCCAAAGAATGCTTTGAGGCGTATAGGCAATTTGTCCAAGGGAGGAAAAACCTTGACTTCTTTGGAAAA ATATTTTTCGGAAATTAAACGCTCAACTTTAGACCAACTTATTGATATTTACAAATTAGATTTTGAGTTATTCGACTATGATTACACCAAATATTATGGCTATGTCATTCCCGATGATATGGAAACGGAAATGGCTGATACAGCTGTTTTTACCCCTGGGACCCATTAG